The Apodemus sylvaticus chromosome 22, mApoSyl1.1, whole genome shotgun sequence genome includes a region encoding these proteins:
- the LOC127673348 gene encoding uncharacterized protein LOC127673348: MFSCFWRSSGADHKKAKSGRLGHIWRRWIHPLTHCWRVSHRDPEVCPQNEKKTGSLPKPPRFNYRTTEYIEQMVEYLPTAVRYNDHLSISIFLTVYHKYVTTWEVLDLIMTMYASFQPDSVEDQQTKSDIFSFLSRWFEKFPDSFSKDPDMAVVRRLMTYVKLNVPSEEVHARATELLSVLEEEEAKKLKLEKACATPAEPPVQDASVMQESLAVRPASEAEPQGDLPPREDTALLETTPVEPFEPEAGPVQLPSSDPALPTSPDTQSPIDVSADGSADMASDMAADVSADVSAASGHLFLHSVVQLGEPECFFPLPEVDI, translated from the exons ATGTTCTCTTGTTTCTGGCGTTCAAGTGGCGCTGACCACAAAAAAGCCAAGAGTGGTCGCCTTGGCCACATTTGGAGACGTTGGATACACCCGCTGACACACTGCTGGCGCGTATCCCACAGGGATCCCGAG GTCTGTCCTCAGAATGAAAAGAAGACAGGCTCTCTGCCCAAGCCCCCCAGGTTCAACTACAGAACCACAGAATATATTGAACAAATGGTAGAGTATTTACCAACTGCAGTTCGGTACAACGACCACCTCTCGATCAgcatttttcttactgtttaccACAAGTATGTTACCACCTGGGAGGTGCTGGACCTGATAATGACAAT GTATGCATCCTTCCAGCCTGACTCAGTGGAGGACCAGCAAACAAAAAG CGACATATTCAGTTTTCTATCCCGCTGGTTTGAGAAATTTCCTGATAGTTTTAGtaaggacccagacatggccgTCGTCAGGCGATTAATGACCTACGTGAAGCTCAATGTGCCTTCTGAAGAAGTACATGCCCGAGCCACGGAGCTGCTCTCagttctggaggaggaggaggccaaaaAGCTAAAGCTTGAGAAAG CTTGTGCAACACCAGCAGAGCCCCCAGTGCAGGATGCCTCAGTGATGCAAGAGAGTCTGGCTGTGAGGCCAGCTTCTGAGGCAGAGCCACAGGGAGACCTGCCACCCCGAGAGGACACTGCGCTCTTGGAAACAACACCTGTAGAACCATTTGAGCCAGAAGCTGGTCCAGTGCAGCTTCCAAGTTCAGATCCAGCTCTGCCCACATCACCTGATACACAGTCACCTATAGATGTATCTGCAGATGGGTCTGCAGATATGGCCTCAGATATGGCcgcagatgtgtctgcagatgtgtCCGCAG CTTCTGGGCACCTATTTCTACATTCTGTTGTGCAATTAGGTGAACCAGAATGTTTTTTCCCACTGCCTGAGGTGGATATATAG